The stretch of DNA GCGGCGGGCGCAGGAAGCTGTCCACCAGCGCTTCGTACTGGCTGAACAGCACGGCGATGATCGCCTGCTTGTTGGGGAAGTGGTAGTACAGGTTGCCGGGCGATATTTCCATGTGCGCGGCAATGTGGTTGGTACTGACGCTGCGTTCGCCCTGCTGGTTGAACAGCTCCAGGCTGTTCTGCACGATGCGCTCTTGGGTCTTCATGCGCGGGGCCATGCTCAGCTCCCAGTCTGCGGGCTTTCGATAAGGGAGCCATCTTACGGTGAATCACCCCACGGGTGCACCGTTGCTCCCGGTGAAAAAAGTCGCACCATGGTACGAGTTAGAGTATAGGCTCTAGGAACTTCGAGCCCAGACGAGAGACCGCCGTGACCTCGCCCATCGCCTTGCCTCCTGTGCATTCCGACACCGACCTTGAAGCGACGTTCGCCGCTCAGCGCCAGGCCTTTGCCGGCAACCCCATGCCACCAGCGGCGCAGCGGCGGCAGTGGCTGAAAAGCCTGCGCGAAGCGTTGCTGGCGGACCAGCAAGCGCTGATCGAAGCAATCGATGCCGACTTCAGCGGCCGCAGTGCCGACGAAACGCTGTTGGCCGAGCTGCTGCCGTCGGTGCAAGGCATTCGCCATGCCGAGCGCCACCTGCAGCGCTGGATGCGCCCGGCCCGGCGTGCCGTGGGCCTGGCCTTCCAGCCGGCCAGCGCCCGAGTGCTGTACCAGCCGCTGGGCGTGGTGGGCATCATCGTGCCATGGAACTACCCGCTGTTTCTCGCCATTGGCCCGCTGACCGGAGCCCTGGCTGCTGGCAACCGGGTCATGCTCAAGCTCAGCGAGTCCACCCCGGCCAGCGCGCTGGCGCTTAAAGCCTTGCTGGAACGGGTGTTTCCCGAGGACCTGGTCAGCGTGGTGCTGGGCGAAGTCGAGGTTGGCCAGGCGTTCGCCAAGCTGCCCTTCGACCACTTGCTGTTCACCGGCGCCACCAGCATCGGCCGCCAGGTCATGCTGGCAGCCGCGCAGAATCTGACCCCGGTGACGCTTGAGCTGGGCGGCAAATCACCTGCCATCGTCTCGGCCAACGTACCGTTGGACACCGCCGCCGAGCGCATCGCTTTCGGCAAGACGCTCAACGCCGGGCAGACCTGCGTCGCCCCCGACTACGTGCTGGTGCCGCGTGACCGCCTGAACGACTTCGCCGACGCCTACCGCAACGCTGTGAAGCGCATGTACCCACGTATCGCCGAAAACCCCGACTACAGCGCCATTATCAACCCACGGCAGTTGCAACGCCTGCAGCACCTGCTGGACGACGCCCGCGGCAAGGGTGCCCAGGTGCTCGACCTGTACCCCGACGAGACGCGCCAGGGCCGGCGCCTGCCACCGCACCTGCTGACCGGGGTCAACGACGGCATGCAGGTCATGCAGGACGAAATCTTCGGCCCGCTGCTGCCGCTGGTGCCTTACGACCACCTCGACGATGCCCTGGCGTACATAAATCAACGCCCTCGCCCATTGGCGCTGTATTACTTCGGCTACGACCGTGGCGAGCAGCAGCACGTGCTGCAGCACAGCCATTCCGGCGGCGTGTGCCTGAACGATACCCTCTTGCATGTGGCCCAGGACGACTTGCCGTTCGGCGGGGTCGGCCCTTCCGGCATGGGCCATTACCATGGCCACGAGGGCTTCCAGACCTTCAGCAAGGCCAAGGCAGTGCTGGCCAAGCAGCGCCTGAATGCCGCACGGCTGATCTACCCGCCCTATGGCAAAGCCTTGCAGCGTCTGGTCTACAAGCTGTTCATCCGCTGATGCAGCGCCGCGACCTGCTGCGCTTCAGCCTGGGCGCCAGCCTTTTCCTGAGCACCGCCAGCCTGGTCGGCTGCAGCAAGCAAACGCCCGCAGCCAGTTTTCAGGTGCTGCGTGACGATGACTTGCCGGCCCTGCTTGCGCTGATTCCGGTGGTGCTCGCCGGCACTGCGGCGAGCGACCAGCTGGTGCTACACAGCCTTGATCACAAGCTGGCAGCACTGTCCCCGGAAATGCTCAAGCTCACTCGGCAATTGTTCGATGTGCTCAACCTGCCGCTGACCCGCGGCCCGCTGACTGGAGTCTGGGGCGGCTGGAAGCAAGCCAGCGGCGAGCAAGTAACGGCGTTTCTGCAGCGTTGGCAGGACAGCTCGCTCAACCTGCTGCGCATGGGCCATGCCTCGCTGCTGCAACT from Pseudomonas putida encodes:
- a CDS encoding coniferyl aldehyde dehydrogenase, with protein sequence MTSPIALPPVHSDTDLEATFAAQRQAFAGNPMPPAAQRRQWLKSLREALLADQQALIEAIDADFSGRSADETLLAELLPSVQGIRHAERHLQRWMRPARRAVGLAFQPASARVLYQPLGVVGIIVPWNYPLFLAIGPLTGALAAGNRVMLKLSESTPASALALKALLERVFPEDLVSVVLGEVEVGQAFAKLPFDHLLFTGATSIGRQVMLAAAQNLTPVTLELGGKSPAIVSANVPLDTAAERIAFGKTLNAGQTCVAPDYVLVPRDRLNDFADAYRNAVKRMYPRIAENPDYSAIINPRQLQRLQHLLDDARGKGAQVLDLYPDETRQGRRLPPHLLTGVNDGMQVMQDEIFGPLLPLVPYDHLDDALAYINQRPRPLALYYFGYDRGEQQHVLQHSHSGGVCLNDTLLHVAQDDLPFGGVGPSGMGHYHGHEGFQTFSKAKAVLAKQRLNAARLIYPPYGKALQRLVYKLFIR
- a CDS encoding twin-arginine translocation pathway signal protein, yielding MQRRDLLRFSLGASLFLSTASLVGCSKQTPAASFQVLRDDDLPALLALIPVVLAGTAASDQLVLHSLDHKLAALSPEMLKLTRQLFDVLNLPLTRGPLTGVWGGWKQASGEQVTAFLQRWQDSSLNLLRMGHASLLQLLQMAWYECPQAWAACGYPGPPKI